A section of the Streptococcus oriscaviae genome encodes:
- a CDS encoding type II toxin-antitoxin system Phd/YefM family antitoxin, with amino-acid sequence MQINIENLVSISEANQNFSKVARMVDTNGTAVILKNNTPKYVLVDYQSLIKEEQASPTVVEQSTLDEVATSVLSRHLDAFKELAK; translated from the coding sequence GTGCAAATCAATATTGAAAACTTAGTCTCTATTTCTGAAGCAAATCAAAACTTTTCTAAGGTAGCTCGTATGGTCGATACGAATGGTACTGCAGTAATATTGAAAAATAACACACCCAAGTATGTATTAGTGGATTATCAGAGTCTAATTAAAGAGGAACAGGCAAGCCCTACGGTTGTTGAACAATCAACATTGGATGAAGTTGCGACTTCAGTTTTATCACGCCATCTTGATGCATTTAAGGAATTGGCAAAATGA
- a CDS encoding phage portal protein: MGLLDLLGRKRARDKPHNSYEGQDFSYLFGRTTSGENVDEFKAMQTTAVYACVRILAEAVASLPIHVFERTATGKEKKVEHPLYFLLHDEPNPEMSSFVFRETLMTHLLIWGNAYVQIIRDRSGQVISLYPLLPDKMSVHRDESGKLYYKYKRQSEENPNFKEKGDAILKAVDVLHVPGLGFDGLIGYSPIALAKNAIGMTLATENYGASFFKNGANPGGVLEHPGILKDPKRVRDSWNAVYNGVTNAHKVAVLEEGMKYTQVGIPPEEAQFLQTRKFQINEIARLYRIPPHMVGDLEKSSFSNIEQQSLEFVKYTLDPWVVRLEQAFKRSLFLPEEKKTYFVKFNVDGLLRGDYQSRMNGYAIGRQNGWLSTNDIRELEDLNLLSDEEGGNLYLINGNMTKLKDAGGFMKQAPLEQETQAEEDMDA; this comes from the coding sequence ATGGGACTACTAGATTTACTGGGACGTAAGCGTGCTAGAGATAAACCACATAATAGTTATGAAGGTCAGGACTTCTCATATCTGTTTGGACGAACGACCAGTGGGGAGAATGTGGATGAGTTTAAAGCTATGCAGACGACAGCTGTCTATGCTTGTGTCCGTATCTTAGCTGAAGCAGTTGCTTCATTACCCATTCATGTATTTGAGAGAACGGCAACTGGAAAGGAGAAGAAGGTGGAACATCCCCTTTATTTTCTCTTACATGATGAACCTAACCCTGAGATGTCATCTTTCGTCTTTAGAGAAACCTTGATGACCCATCTTCTGATATGGGGCAATGCCTATGTCCAGATTATCCGAGATAGGAGTGGACAGGTAATCAGTCTTTACCCACTCTTACCAGATAAGATGTCTGTTCATCGGGACGAAAGCGGAAAGCTCTATTACAAATACAAGCGTCAGTCAGAAGAAAATCCTAACTTTAAGGAAAAGGGTGATGCTATTTTAAAAGCTGTGGATGTTCTTCATGTACCTGGTCTGGGTTTTGATGGATTGATTGGCTATTCTCCAATTGCCCTTGCAAAAAATGCTATCGGTATGACCTTGGCTACGGAAAACTATGGTGCATCATTCTTTAAAAATGGTGCAAATCCAGGTGGCGTTTTGGAACACCCAGGCATTCTCAAAGATCCCAAACGAGTGAGAGATTCATGGAATGCAGTCTATAATGGGGTAACCAATGCCCATAAAGTGGCAGTCCTTGAGGAAGGGATGAAATACACTCAAGTAGGCATTCCGCCTGAAGAAGCCCAGTTTCTCCAAACTAGAAAATTCCAAATTAATGAAATTGCAAGGCTCTACCGCATTCCGCCTCATATGGTTGGCGATTTGGAGAAATCCTCATTTTCAAACATTGAGCAACAATCTCTAGAATTTGTTAAATATACCTTAGACCCTTGGGTAGTTCGTCTTGAACAGGCTTTCAAGAGGTCTCTTTTTTTACCTGAAGAAAAGAAAACCTACTTTGTGAAGTTCAATGTAGATGGTCTTCTTCGTGGCGATTATCAGAGTCGTATGAACGGCTATGCGATTGGGAGACAAAATGGCTGGCTATCGACGAATGATATTCGTGAACTTGAGGACTTGAATCTCCTTTCAGATGAGGAAGGAGGCAATCTCTACTTGATAAATGGAAACATGACGAAACTGAAGGATGCGGGTGGCTTTATGAAACAAGCACCGTTAGAACAGGAAACTCAAGCTGAGGAGGATATGGATGCATAA
- a CDS encoding head maturation protease, ClpP-related, which translates to MHKFWNFTEDDSGRILRIEGQIADETWFGDEVTPQVFKNDLHAGSGDITLWINSPGGDVFAAAQIYNMLMDYKGDVHVVIDGLAASAASVIAMAGTTVSMSPVAMMMIHNPWTVAQGEAKDMQKVIEMLGEIKESIINAYELRTGLSRTKLSHLMDSESWFNAKKAVELGFADKIIFDKQGEHGMDIESYSFSRTAAQQDLLVKMQTKLEVQQPKKTIPINQLEKRLNLLK; encoded by the coding sequence ATGCATAAGTTTTGGAATTTTACAGAAGATGATAGTGGTCGAATACTTCGTATAGAAGGACAGATTGCTGATGAGACGTGGTTTGGCGATGAAGTCACGCCACAAGTATTTAAAAATGATTTACATGCAGGAAGTGGAGACATCACCCTCTGGATTAATAGTCCAGGGGGTGATGTTTTTGCGGCGGCTCAAATCTATAACATGCTGATGGATTACAAAGGTGATGTTCATGTCGTAATTGATGGCTTAGCCGCAAGTGCTGCTAGTGTCATTGCCATGGCAGGTACAACGGTTTCTATGAGTCCGGTTGCCATGATGATGATTCACAACCCTTGGACTGTGGCACAAGGTGAAGCCAAGGATATGCAGAAGGTCATTGAAATGTTGGGCGAAATCAAGGAATCCATCATCAATGCCTATGAATTAAGAACAGGACTTTCAAGAACCAAGCTATCACACCTCATGGACTCAGAGTCGTGGTTCAATGCCAAAAAGGCTGTTGAACTGGGCTTTGCGGACAAGATTATCTTTGACAAACAAGGAGAACATGGAATGGATATTGAGAGTTATTCTTTCAGTCGAACTGCTGCGCAACAAGATTTACTTGTCAAAATGCAGACGAAGCTTGAAGTCCAACAACCAAAGAAAACAATCCCTATCAATCAGTTGGAAAAACGATTGAATTTGCTCAAATAA
- a CDS encoding type II toxin-antitoxin system death-on-curing family toxin: MKVLTVEQVIELHTRLIQATGGLDGVRDVGLIESSLSSAFSTYFGVEKYPSIEEKAARLCYSLVNNHAFLDGNKRIGVFVMIIFLELNGIVLNQTDDEIVKLGLGVASSELDYDEILEYIRNH; the protein is encoded by the coding sequence ATGAAAGTATTAACTGTTGAACAGGTTATTGAATTACACACTAGGTTAATTCAAGCTACTGGGGGTTTAGATGGTGTTAGGGATGTTGGTTTAATAGAATCTTCACTATCTTCAGCTTTTAGTACATATTTTGGTGTTGAGAAGTATCCAAGTATTGAAGAAAAGGCTGCTAGACTTTGTTATTCGCTAGTTAATAATCATGCCTTCCTTGATGGGAACAAGCGAATTGGAGTTTTTGTCATGATTATTTTCCTAGAATTAAATGGCATCGTGTTAAATCAGACTGATGATGAAATAGTGAAGCTAGGACTTGGAGTAGCTTCATCAGAATTAGATTATGATGAAATTTTAGAATATATTCGGAATCATTAA
- a CDS encoding phage major capsid protein, with translation MSKLLELKEKRNLAWQQAKTFLDSVRTEDGLVSEEDSKRYDDMEAKINLYNQEIARLERQEKIDLELAQPASQALIGQPTTVLNDKTTEEEKKGVASDSYAKTFWTSVRKRHFFDVKDVLRVGEDTEGGHLVPDEYEKKLVQGLQEENFFRSLATVIKTSSGERKIPVVTGHGSASWMDENGLYPETEETFGQVTLDSHKIGTAIRISEELLNDSVFDLESYMTAEFARRIGTEEEKAFLIGDGSKKPTGIFTQAEVTGPTTATKDITFDDMIELYHSLPAPYRKNAVWILHDTTVKAIRKLKDNNGNYIWQPSTQAGQPDLILNRPYYTSTFAPLPEAGNKAIAFGDFSYYWIADRQGRTFKRLNELYANNGQIGFLASQRVDGKLVLPEAVKTLTVKAK, from the coding sequence ATGTCTAAATTACTTGAATTGAAAGAAAAACGTAACCTAGCTTGGCAACAAGCAAAAACCTTCCTTGATTCTGTTCGAACAGAAGATGGACTTGTATCTGAGGAAGATTCCAAACGCTATGATGACATGGAAGCAAAAATCAACCTCTACAATCAAGAGATTGCTCGATTGGAGCGACAAGAAAAGATTGACCTTGAACTTGCTCAACCAGCCTCACAGGCTCTAATTGGGCAGCCCACTACAGTTCTGAATGACAAGACTACTGAAGAGGAAAAGAAGGGTGTGGCTTCAGATAGCTATGCCAAGACATTTTGGACAAGTGTTCGTAAACGTCACTTCTTTGATGTCAAAGATGTCCTTCGAGTAGGGGAAGATACCGAAGGTGGTCATCTGGTTCCTGATGAGTATGAGAAGAAACTAGTTCAAGGATTACAAGAAGAGAATTTCTTCCGCAGCCTTGCGACTGTTATCAAAACCTCTAGTGGTGAGCGAAAGATTCCTGTTGTGACTGGACATGGTTCGGCCTCATGGATGGATGAAAATGGTCTCTATCCTGAAACAGAAGAAACCTTTGGTCAGGTGACTCTAGACTCTCATAAGATTGGGACTGCCATTCGTATTTCAGAAGAGTTGCTTAACGATTCAGTATTCGACCTTGAGTCCTATATGACAGCAGAATTTGCTCGTCGTATTGGAACGGAAGAAGAAAAAGCATTCTTGATTGGGGATGGTTCTAAGAAACCGACAGGTATCTTTACTCAGGCAGAAGTTACAGGTCCAACGACAGCTACAAAGGATATTACCTTTGATGACATGATTGAATTGTACCATTCTCTACCAGCACCCTATCGTAAGAACGCAGTTTGGATTTTACATGATACGACTGTCAAAGCTATCCGTAAACTCAAAGATAATAATGGCAATTACATTTGGCAGCCATCCACTCAAGCTGGACAACCAGATTTGATTCTAAATCGTCCATACTATACATCAACCTTTGCCCCACTCCCTGAAGCAGGAAACAAGGCCATTGCATTTGGTGATTTCTCCTATTATTGGATTGCGGACCGTCAGGGACGTACCTTCAAACGTTTGAACGAACTCTATGCCAATAATGGACAGATTGGTTTTCTTGCTTCACAACGTGTTGATGGTAAGTTAGTCCTACCTGAAGCCGTGAAGACACTAACAGTGAAAGCTAAGTAG
- a CDS encoding head-tail connector protein, translating to MVSLAEAKQYLKVEHEDEDGLIEQLLETSQQLCEDILRQSIYSDVLRTAILYGVAYLYEHREDANHKELKETLYHLLLAERKDVF from the coding sequence ATGGTTAGTTTAGCAGAAGCAAAACAGTATCTTAAAGTGGAACATGAGGATGAGGATGGACTGATTGAGCAGTTGCTTGAAACCAGTCAACAACTCTGCGAAGATATTTTGCGACAATCAATTTATTCAGACGTTCTAAGGACGGCAATCCTTTATGGGGTTGCCTATCTTTATGAACACAGAGAAGATGCCAATCATAAGGAGTTGAAAGAGACTCTCTATCATTTGTTGTTGGCTGAACGAAAGGATGTGTTCTGA